One genomic window of Oncorhynchus clarkii lewisi isolate Uvic-CL-2024 chromosome 5, UVic_Ocla_1.0, whole genome shotgun sequence includes the following:
- the LOC139408740 gene encoding calcium release-activated calcium channel protein 1-like, with product MSLNEHSLQALSWRKLYLSRAKLKASSRTSALLSGFAMVAMVEVQLDTSYPYPPGLLIAFSACTTVLVAVHLFALMVSTCILPNIEAVSNVHNLNSVKESPHERMHHHIELAWAFSTVIGTLLFLAEVVLLCWVKFLPIRPKNHNPNNGTISAGVAAAITSTSIMVPFGLIFIVFAVHFYRSLVSHKTDRQFQELEELSNLTRLQNELDGRGESHLQSPSSHFP from the exons ATGAGTCTGAACGAACATTCGTTACAAGCACTGTCGTGGAGGAAGCTTTACTTGAGTCGAGCAAAACTGAAGGCTTCCAGTCGAACGTCTGCTCTACTGTCTGGGTTCGCTATG GTAGCAATGGTGGAGGTTCAGTTGGACACAAGCTATCCATACCCACCTGGTCTCCTCATTGCCTTCAGTGCCTGCACCACAGTGTTGGTGGCTGTTCACCTCTTTGCCCTGATGGTTAGTACCTGCATCCTGCCTAACATCGAGGCAGTCAGTAATGTTCACAACCTCAACTCGGTGAAGGAGTCTCCACATGAGAGAATGCACCACCACATAGAGCTGGCCTGGGCCTTCTCGACAGTCATTGGCACCCTGCTCTTCCTGGCTGAGGTGGTGCTCCTCTGCTGGGTCAAATTTTTACCCATTAGGCCTAAGAACCACAACCCCAACAATGGGACCATATCTGCAGGTGTGGCTGCTGCCATCACCTCCACCTCCATCATGGTGCCTTTTGGCCTGATATTTATAGTCTTCGCTGTACATTTCTACCGTTCCCTTGTCAGccacaagacagacaggcagttccAGGAGCTGGAGGAGTTATCCAACCTGACCAGGCTGCAGAATGAGCTGGACGGTAGAGGAGAGTCCCACTTGCAATCCCCCAGCTCTCATTTCCCATAA